In Niveispirillum cyanobacteriorum, the following proteins share a genomic window:
- a CDS encoding class I SAM-dependent methyltransferase — protein MTGALHDLLVRRIALTGPISIASFMGEALGHPQHGYYITRDPLGAKGDFTTAPEISQMFGEMVGVWLADCWINQGCPERVQLVELGPGRGTLMADALRATTRVPGFHQAIRLHLVETSPTLRQRQAAALTGFAPTWHDRLDSVPDGPMLLVANEFFDALPIRQFIRTPAGWAERKVGLNPAGQLAFTFDPSPGGALLTPLHREADIPPGAIAETCPTGIAVAAEIGRRLSVQAGAALIIDYGYDGPAIGDTLQALRAHRRVAVLDDPGSADLTAHVDFTALAQAAGQAGAQAHPGVGHSVEQGYLLHALGIAARATALSARATPAQQADIQSALTRLTAPDSMGRLFRAIAITHPAAPVPAGFARTTGDSA, from the coding sequence ATGACAGGCGCGCTGCATGATCTCCTGGTCCGCCGCATCGCCCTGACGGGGCCGATCAGCATCGCCAGCTTCATGGGCGAGGCGCTGGGCCATCCCCAGCATGGTTATTACATTACCCGCGACCCGCTGGGGGCGAAGGGTGATTTCACCACCGCGCCCGAGATTTCCCAGATGTTCGGGGAGATGGTGGGGGTGTGGCTGGCCGATTGCTGGATCAACCAGGGCTGTCCGGAGCGCGTGCAACTGGTGGAACTGGGGCCGGGGCGCGGGACCCTGATGGCAGATGCCCTGCGCGCCACGACACGGGTGCCGGGGTTTCATCAGGCCATCCGCCTGCATCTGGTGGAAACCAGCCCCACCCTGCGGCAGCGGCAGGCGGCGGCCCTTACCGGTTTTGCCCCCACCTGGCATGATCGGCTGGATAGCGTGCCCGACGGGCCGATGCTGCTGGTCGCGAACGAGTTCTTTGACGCCCTGCCCATCCGGCAGTTCATCCGCACCCCCGCCGGCTGGGCCGAGCGCAAGGTGGGGCTGAACCCGGCAGGACAGCTGGCCTTCACCTTCGACCCCAGCCCTGGCGGTGCCCTGCTGACGCCGCTGCACCGGGAAGCGGATATCCCGCCGGGGGCCATCGCGGAGACCTGCCCGACGGGCATCGCCGTGGCGGCGGAGATCGGGCGGCGGCTGTCGGTACAGGCCGGGGCTGCCCTGATCATCGATTATGGCTATGACGGTCCCGCCATTGGCGACACGTTGCAGGCTCTGCGTGCCCATCGGCGGGTCGCCGTGCTGGACGATCCCGGCAGCGCCGATCTGACGGCCCATGTCGATTTCACGGCCCTGGCACAGGCAGCAGGTCAGGCCGGCGCGCAGGCGCATCCCGGTGTGGGCCACAGTGTGGAACAGGGATACCTGCTGCATGCCCTGGGCATCGCAGCCCGCGCCACAGCCCTGTCGGCCCGTGCCACCCCGGCGCAGCAGGCCGATATCCAATCGGCACTGACCCGGCTGACGGCGCCCGACAGCATGGGCCGCCTGTTCCGCGCCATTGCCATCACACATCCGGCGGCCCCCGTGCCCGCCGGCTTTGCCCGAACGACCGGAGACAGCGCATGA
- the lgt gene encoding prolipoprotein diacylglyceryl transferase, which translates to MILAIPFPDLDPVALALGPISIKWYGLAYAAGIAFALWYCNRLARNSGLRPTEDDLGDFVIWAAGGILIGGRLFSILFYNLDTYINDPLEALRVWHGGMSFHGGLTGVIAAILLFSWRRGFSPFALGDLVACAAPVGLLLGRLANFVNAELWGRPTDVPWAMIFPTDPAGLPRHPSQLYQAGLEGVLLFIAIFLLARNPTIRARTGTLSGAFLIGYAIARLVGEFFRQPDAQLGFLAFGTTMGQLLSMPMLIIGVWMVLRAPFGTPVPAPAPAQK; encoded by the coding sequence ATGATTTTGGCCATCCCCTTCCCCGACCTGGACCCTGTGGCGCTGGCCCTGGGTCCGATCTCCATCAAATGGTACGGGCTGGCCTATGCCGCCGGCATCGCCTTTGCGCTGTGGTACTGTAACCGGTTGGCCCGCAATAGCGGCCTACGCCCGACCGAGGATGATCTGGGCGACTTTGTTATCTGGGCGGCGGGCGGCATCCTGATTGGCGGACGGCTGTTCTCTATCCTGTTCTATAATCTCGACACCTATATCAACGACCCGCTGGAGGCGCTGCGCGTCTGGCACGGCGGCATGTCGTTCCATGGTGGGCTGACGGGCGTCATCGCGGCGATATTGCTCTTCTCCTGGCGACGTGGATTCTCGCCCTTCGCGCTGGGCGACCTGGTCGCCTGTGCCGCACCGGTGGGGCTGCTGCTGGGCCGGCTGGCGAATTTCGTGAATGCGGAATTGTGGGGGCGGCCCACGGATGTGCCCTGGGCCATGATCTTCCCAACCGACCCCGCCGGCCTGCCCCGCCATCCCAGCCAGCTTTATCAAGCGGGGCTGGAGGGGGTGCTGCTGTTCATCGCCATCTTCTTGCTGGCCCGTAACCCCACGATCCGCGCGCGGACGGGCACCCTGTCGGGCGCGTTCCTGATCGGCTATGCCATTGCCCGTCTGGTTGGGGAATTCTTCCGGCAGCCGGATGCACAGCTGGGCTTCCTGGCCTTCGGCACCACCATGGGGCAATTGCTGTCCATGCCCATGCTGATCATCGGGGTGTGGATGGTGCTGCGCGCACCATTTGGCACGCCCGTGCCGGCCCCCGCCCCTGCCCAGAAATGA
- a CDS encoding accessory factor UbiK family protein, with translation MQVENKLFDDLARVASGAMGAISGIRGEVEGQIRQQFERILAQMDVVSREEFEAVKAVAAEARARQEALEEKLAALEAKLSKGSEG, from the coding sequence ATGCAGGTGGAAAACAAGCTGTTCGATGATCTGGCCCGTGTCGCCAGCGGGGCCATGGGTGCCATCTCCGGCATCCGGGGCGAGGTCGAAGGCCAGATTCGCCAGCAGTTCGAACGTATCCTGGCCCAGATGGACGTCGTCAGCCGTGAAGAGTTCGAGGCGGTGAAGGCCGTCGCCGCCGAGGCGCGGGCCCGTCAGGAGGCGCTGGAGGAAAAGCTGGCGGCTCTGGAAGCCAAGCTTTCCAAGGGTTCCGAGGGCTGA
- a CDS encoding YbjN domain-containing protein, with amino-acid sequence MTALNIETQASTHNPLDMLEEMVVANEWPFDRVSEEEMVVEINGRWCEYRLFFMWQAEVSAMQFSCQYDMKVPPGRKNAVAELLAEVNPKMWLGHFDVCHDQHTPMFRQTTLLRGARGASSEQLEDLMDIALSECERFYPAFQFVIWGGKTPAEAVSAAILDTVGEA; translated from the coding sequence ATGACGGCCTTGAATATCGAGACCCAGGCATCGACGCATAATCCGCTGGACATGCTGGAAGAGATGGTTGTCGCCAATGAATGGCCCTTCGACCGCGTCTCCGAAGAGGAGATGGTGGTGGAGATTAATGGTCGCTGGTGCGAATACCGCCTGTTCTTCATGTGGCAGGCAGAGGTGAGCGCGATGCAGTTCTCCTGCCAGTACGACATGAAGGTGCCGCCGGGCCGCAAGAATGCCGTGGCCGAACTGCTGGCCGAGGTCAATCCCAAGATGTGGCTGGGCCATTTCGACGTCTGCCACGATCAGCACACGCCCATGTTCCGGCAGACGACGCTTCTGCGCGGCGCGCGCGGGGCCAGCTCCGAACAGCTCGAAGACCTGATGGACATTGCCCTGTCGGAATGCGAGCGTTTCTATCCGGCCTTCCAGTTTGTGATCTGGGGCGGCAAGACACCGGCTGAAGCCGTGTCCGCCGCCATCCTGGATACGGTGGGCGAGGCCTGA
- the proC gene encoding pyrroline-5-carboxylate reductase, whose translation MSASLLLVGCGKMGGAMLAGWKAAGAAGAVVVVEPFGAPKGLPADVLVVKEASEIPADFTPDAIILAVKPQMMDQALPNYARYAGTALFLSIAAGKPIAYFEKHLGAHAAIVRAMPNTPAAVGRGISAAVPNANCSDAQKALARTLLSAVGEVAWVADESLLDAVTALSGSGPAYVFLLVETMAKAGVAAGLPSDLSMQLARATVMGSGELLRQSHESAEQLRRNVTSPKGTTEAALNVLMAEGAGGMQDLLTRAIAAGTARSRELAG comes from the coding sequence ATGAGTGCGAGTTTGCTGCTGGTCGGGTGCGGTAAGATGGGCGGGGCCATGCTGGCCGGCTGGAAAGCGGCCGGTGCCGCAGGGGCTGTGGTAGTGGTGGAGCCGTTTGGGGCACCCAAGGGCCTGCCCGCCGACGTGCTGGTCGTCAAGGAAGCCTCTGAAATCCCGGCTGATTTCACGCCCGATGCCATCATCCTGGCGGTCAAGCCGCAGATGATGGATCAGGCGCTGCCCAACTATGCCCGCTATGCCGGCACGGCGCTGTTCCTGTCCATCGCGGCGGGAAAGCCCATCGCCTATTTTGAAAAGCACCTGGGCGCCCATGCCGCCATCGTCCGCGCCATGCCGAATACGCCCGCCGCGGTGGGCCGTGGCATCAGTGCCGCCGTGCCCAATGCCAATTGCTCCGACGCGCAGAAGGCGCTGGCCCGCACCCTTTTGTCGGCAGTGGGGGAGGTGGCTTGGGTCGCGGACGAAAGTCTGCTGGATGCCGTGACGGCCCTGTCGGGCAGCGGCCCGGCCTATGTCTTCCTGCTGGTGGAAACCATGGCCAAGGCCGGTGTGGCCGCTGGCCTGCCTTCGGACCTGTCGATGCAACTCGCGCGCGCCACCGTGATGGGCTCGGGCGAACTGCTGCGCCAAAGCCACGAATCAGCCGAACAGCTTCGCCGCAACGTCACCAGCCCCAAGGGCACGACCGAAGCGGCCCTGAACGTGCTGATGGCTGAAGGGGCGGGCGGCATGCAGGACCTGCTGACCCGCGCCATCGCCGCCGGCACTGCCCGGTCGCGTGAGCTGGCTGGTTGA
- a CDS encoding YbaK/EbsC family protein — protein MAGPLSPSAQKIQNLLNDLGHPIHVLEFAASTRTSAEAAAAIGCDVAQIAKSIMFRTRDTGRPILVVTSGSNRVNEATVIRHLASALGGEKLAKADADFVRQKTGYPIGGVPPLGHNVPPITLFDRDLLNFTTVWAAAGTPNTVFPIAPDALAGIVGGVVAEVV, from the coding sequence ATGGCCGGACCGTTAAGCCCCAGTGCGCAGAAGATACAGAACCTTCTGAACGATCTGGGCCATCCCATCCATGTCCTGGAATTCGCCGCCTCCACCCGCACCTCGGCAGAGGCGGCGGCGGCCATCGGCTGCGATGTAGCGCAGATCGCCAAATCCATCATGTTCCGCACCCGCGACACGGGCCGCCCCATCCTTGTCGTCACATCCGGTAGCAACCGGGTGAATGAGGCGACGGTGATCCGTCATCTGGCGTCGGCGCTGGGCGGTGAGAAGTTGGCCAAGGCCGATGCCGATTTCGTGCGGCAGAAGACGGGCTATCCCATCGGCGGCGTTCCGCCCCTGGGCCACAATGTCCCGCCCATCACCCTGTTCGACCGCGACCTTCTGAACTTCACCACCGTCTGGGCCGCCGCCGGTACCCCCAACACCGTCTTCCCCATCGCGCCGGATGCACTGGCCGGCATCGTGGGTGGGGTGGTGGCAGAGGTGGTTTGA
- a CDS encoding PLP-dependent aminotransferase family protein produces MKLSQGPLLSLFDGSDGTPLQQRLFDRLRGAIVNGAIRPGERLPSTRTLAADLGVSRNTVVAAVDRLTSEGYLEARIGSGTFVCRTLPDDAMAPAVRLAPNNTARVPQAAAPKPAVPVPAAGAELLPFEPCTPAYDQFDIDTWRRLLAKRWRDAGGLLLGNDTSGGWTALRRVLAGHLQTSRGIACDPEQILILPDRRSGLEFVATLLLTAGDTVWLEEPGCPLQALTFAHRGYNVAHVPVDADGIDPERGARLAPDARLALVTPGWQYPTGGTMPLRRRMAVLAWARRSGAWLLEDDRDGGYRYTGRPLPALQGLDENERVLHLGALDNTLVPALRLSWLVVPSSLVSAAQNLRARMGMHVPLPEQMAVHDFLVEGHYASHMRRTRRLYAERQQALLFAAERHWSGAIAVDAASSGLHLVGRVSPSVGVDDATLSALAAQARIALPAISACRRGPGIAGDPGAVVLGYAAFTPERLARAAERLAGVIDKARSTQTHRLVQPRRLVPAE; encoded by the coding sequence ATGAAACTCAGCCAAGGCCCCCTGCTTTCCCTGTTCGACGGTTCCGACGGCACGCCGCTTCAGCAGCGCCTGTTCGACCGTCTGCGCGGCGCCATCGTGAACGGCGCCATCCGCCCTGGAGAAAGACTGCCCTCCACCCGAACGCTGGCCGCCGATCTGGGCGTGTCGCGCAATACGGTCGTGGCGGCGGTGGACCGGCTGACATCCGAAGGATATCTGGAAGCCCGGATCGGGTCCGGCACCTTTGTCTGCCGCACCCTGCCCGATGATGCCATGGCGCCCGCCGTGCGTCTGGCCCCCAACAACACCGCCCGCGTGCCACAGGCCGCCGCGCCTAAGCCCGCCGTGCCGGTGCCCGCTGCCGGGGCAGAACTTCTGCCGTTCGAGCCCTGCACACCGGCCTATGACCAGTTCGATATCGACACCTGGCGCCGGCTTCTGGCCAAGCGCTGGCGCGATGCCGGCGGCTTGCTGCTGGGCAATGATACGTCCGGCGGCTGGACCGCGCTGCGCCGTGTTCTGGCGGGTCATTTGCAGACCAGCCGGGGCATCGCGTGCGATCCCGAACAGATCCTCATCCTGCCTGACCGCCGGTCCGGCCTTGAATTCGTCGCCACCCTGCTGCTGACGGCGGGTGATACCGTCTGGCTGGAAGAGCCGGGCTGCCCCTTGCAGGCGCTGACCTTTGCGCATCGCGGCTACAATGTCGCCCATGTGCCGGTGGATGCCGATGGCATCGACCCGGAACGCGGTGCGCGGCTGGCGCCCGATGCGCGACTGGCCTTGGTTACGCCAGGATGGCAGTACCCGACGGGCGGGACCATGCCGCTGCGCCGCCGCATGGCGGTGCTGGCCTGGGCCCGTCGCAGCGGGGCCTGGCTGCTGGAGGATGACCGCGACGGCGGCTACCGCTACACGGGCCGTCCACTGCCGGCCTTGCAAGGGCTGGATGAGAATGAGCGTGTCCTGCATCTGGGCGCGCTCGACAATACGCTGGTGCCGGCCCTGCGCCTGAGCTGGCTGGTCGTGCCATCTTCCCTGGTTTCTGCCGCCCAGAATCTGCGCGCCCGCATGGGGATGCATGTGCCGCTGCCCGAACAGATGGCGGTGCACGACTTCCTGGTGGAAGGCCATTATGCCAGCCACATGCGCCGCACCCGCCGGCTTTATGCCGAACGTCAGCAGGCGCTGCTATTCGCTGCCGAGCGTCACTGGTCCGGGGCCATCGCCGTGGATGCGGCCAGTTCCGGCCTGCATCTGGTCGGGCGCGTGTCACCCTCAGTCGGTGTGGACGACGCCACCCTGTCGGCCCTAGCCGCCCAGGCCCGCATCGCCCTGCCCGCCATCTCGGCCTGCAGACGCGGACCCGGCATTGCCGGTGATCCGGGCGCGGTGGTTTTGGGCTATGCCGCCTTCACCCCGGAACGCCTCGCGCGTGCCGCCGAACGTCTTGCCGGCGTCATCGACAAAGCCCGCAGCACCCAGACCCACCGCTTGGTGCAGCCCCGCCGGCTGGTCCCGGCTGAGTGA
- a CDS encoding response regulator, producing MTESSTHLLVVDDDREIRDLLTRYLTRHGYRVTAAKDGQEMRRYLADRNIDLIVLDLMMPGEDGLSLCRAVRADGGPPVVMLSAMGEDADRILGLEIGADDYLPKPFNPRELVARIKAVLRRAAAPSGAAQVTAGAINFAGFTLDQAQRRLTDAKGEEVTLTAGEYELLVALATRPRRVLSRDDLLEITRGRSAGPFDRSIDVQISRLRRKIEIDPAEPTIIKTVRSGGYIFSPEVPAS from the coding sequence ATGACCGAGAGCAGCACCCACCTCCTGGTCGTCGATGACGACCGTGAAATCCGCGATCTGCTGACGCGCTATCTGACGCGCCATGGCTACCGTGTGACGGCGGCCAAGGACGGGCAGGAAATGCGCCGCTATCTGGCTGATCGCAATATCGACCTGATCGTCCTGGATCTGATGATGCCGGGCGAGGATGGTCTGTCGCTTTGCCGGGCCGTCCGCGCCGATGGCGGTCCGCCCGTCGTCATGCTGTCGGCCATGGGGGAGGATGCGGACCGCATCCTGGGCCTGGAGATCGGGGCCGACGATTACCTGCCCAAGCCGTTCAACCCGCGTGAACTGGTGGCCCGTATCAAGGCCGTGCTGCGTCGGGCCGCGGCCCCGTCGGGTGCCGCACAGGTGACGGCAGGCGCCATCAATTTCGCGGGCTTCACCCTGGATCAGGCGCAGCGCCGCCTGACCGACGCCAAGGGGGAGGAGGTCACGTTGACCGCCGGTGAGTATGAGCTGCTGGTGGCGCTGGCCACCCGCCCCCGCCGGGTTCTGTCGCGCGATGACCTGCTGGAGATCACGCGGGGCCGGTCGGCCGGTCCCTTCGACCGGTCCATCGATGTGCAGATCAGCCGTCTGCGCCGCAAGATCGAGATCGACCCCGCCGAACCGACGATCATCAAGACGGTGCGGTCGGGCGGCTATATCTTCTCACCCGAGGTGCCGGCATCATGA
- a CDS encoding ATP-binding protein, with protein MRALTDRMSYSIFAVLVGGILLSQAIALGLYRSDRAEAVADAEGGQLANCLAGFAQVIEEQPTEVRLSVLRGLKERELTVRTSAGHTVLLDVYEKQPKTPGKPEMSPAVSIPPFGLPVPPPPQPNVIEVSRQLKDGTWMRFHAPVTATDALREPGFIASLGGSAAVAILLSAWVLGFTTRPLRRFAAAANRLGIDMNAPSLDEAGPREVRLAASAFNKMQRRLRAFVEDRTRMLAAVSHDLRTPLTRLRLRAEFIDDDVVRDKMLEDLSEMEAMIGSTLAFARDEAAKEAIEPLELNALLARLGEDMRDAGKPVGVAPAPFSIPIVGRRMALRRALGNLMENAVKYGQTAQVALAVTGENVTITIDDEGPGIPEIEFENVFRPFFRLEASRSRDTGGTGLGLSVANDIIRAHGGEIRLSNRPEGGLRVIVVLPVEPGAT; from the coding sequence ATGAGGGCGCTCACCGACCGCATGTCTTATTCGATCTTCGCCGTGCTGGTCGGTGGCATCCTGTTGTCCCAGGCCATCGCGCTGGGCCTGTACCGGTCCGACCGGGCGGAGGCCGTGGCCGATGCCGAGGGCGGGCAGCTTGCCAATTGTCTGGCCGGATTCGCGCAGGTGATTGAGGAGCAGCCGACCGAGGTGCGCCTGTCCGTCCTGCGCGGCCTGAAAGAACGCGAACTGACCGTGCGGACGAGTGCCGGCCATACCGTTCTGCTGGACGTTTACGAGAAACAGCCCAAGACGCCGGGTAAGCCGGAAATGTCGCCGGCCGTCTCCATCCCGCCCTTCGGCCTGCCCGTGCCGCCCCCGCCGCAGCCCAATGTGATCGAGGTGTCGCGGCAGTTGAAGGACGGAACCTGGATGCGGTTCCATGCGCCCGTGACAGCGACCGATGCCCTGCGCGAACCGGGCTTCATCGCGTCCCTGGGCGGGTCGGCGGCGGTCGCCATCCTGCTGTCAGCCTGGGTTCTGGGTTTCACGACCCGGCCTCTGCGCCGGTTCGCGGCGGCAGCCAACCGGCTGGGCATCGACATGAACGCCCCCTCGCTGGATGAGGCCGGCCCGCGTGAGGTGCGGCTGGCCGCATCGGCCTTCAACAAGATGCAGCGCCGCCTGCGCGCCTTCGTGGAGGATCGTACCCGCATGCTGGCCGCAGTCAGCCACGATCTGCGCACGCCATTGACCCGCCTGCGCCTGCGCGCCGAATTCATCGATGACGATGTTGTGCGCGACAAGATGCTGGAGGACCTCTCGGAGATGGAGGCCATGATCGGCTCGACCCTGGCTTTTGCCCGCGACGAGGCCGCCAAGGAAGCTATCGAGCCGTTGGAACTGAACGCACTGCTGGCCCGGCTGGGTGAGGATATGCGCGACGCCGGCAAGCCGGTGGGCGTAGCGCCGGCCCCCTTCTCCATCCCTATCGTGGGCCGTCGCATGGCGCTGCGCCGCGCGCTGGGCAACCTCATGGAAAACGCCGTCAAATATGGACAGACGGCACAGGTCGCCCTGGCTGTGACGGGGGAGAATGTTACCATCACCATTGATGATGAAGGTCCTGGCATCCCCGAAATTGAGTTCGAGAACGTGTTCCGGCCGTTCTTCCGACTGGAGGCGTCGCGATCCCGTGACACGGGCGGCACAGGTCTGGGCCTGTCGGTCGCCAATGACATCATCCGGGCGCATGGCGGCGAAATCCGTCTGTCGAATCGGCCCGAAGGCGGGTTGCGGGTAATCGTGGTCCTGCCGGTAGAGCCTGGAGCTACATGA
- a CDS encoding MipA/OmpV family protein: MNTRSTGRLRMVAAMSALLSLTCASGALAQRPASDDDGWYVRLGTFGFVMPEYEGSDSYKVRPVPDIEITYDRFFLSRQGLGANLISTDNLTLGASVAFDGGRKSKKDVALRGYRNVGDTAVGHIFAEYTVDQLMLSVDVGTDLLGDGHKGTEATLSATWMLNPFGRTMLMIGPSLTWASDDYMNSYFSTTVDRLAPTGPTQLVLPGSRTGYKADAGFKNAGLTAIMIHPLDENWSVTGFAGYSRLLGDAADSPFVKDNGSRDQFMGGLGLSYTF, from the coding sequence ATGAACACCCGTTCGACCGGGCGGTTGCGCATGGTGGCAGCCATGTCCGCCCTGCTTTCGCTCACCTGTGCTTCGGGCGCCCTGGCCCAGCGGCCCGCGTCCGATGATGATGGCTGGTACGTGCGGTTGGGCACGTTCGGTTTCGTGATGCCGGAATATGAAGGTTCCGACAGCTATAAGGTCCGGCCTGTTCCTGATATCGAGATCACCTATGACCGGTTCTTCCTGTCCCGTCAGGGGCTGGGTGCCAATCTGATCAGCACCGATAACCTGACGCTGGGTGCTTCGGTCGCGTTCGATGGCGGGCGCAAGTCGAAGAAGGACGTGGCCCTGCGGGGTTACCGCAATGTCGGCGACACAGCGGTAGGTCATATCTTCGCGGAATACACGGTTGATCAGCTGATGCTTTCGGTCGATGTCGGCACCGATCTTCTGGGTGACGGGCACAAGGGTACTGAGGCGACGCTGTCGGCCACCTGGATGCTCAACCCGTTCGGACGCACCATGCTGATGATCGGCCCGTCGCTGACCTGGGCCAGCGACGATTACATGAACTCCTATTTCAGCACGACCGTGGACCGCCTGGCGCCCACCGGGCCGACGCAGCTTGTCCTGCCGGGGTCGCGCACGGGGTACAAGGCCGATGCCGGGTTCAAGAATGCCGGACTGACGGCCATCATGATCCATCCGCTGGATGAAAACTGGTCGGTTACGGGCTTCGCCGGCTATTCCCGCCTGCTGGGCGACGCAGCAGACAGCCCGTTCGTGAAGGATAATGGCAGCCGGGACCAGTTCATGGGTGGTCTGGGCCTGTCCTACACGTTCTGA
- a CDS encoding M20 aminoacylase family protein codes for MPIINRIADFHADMTAWRHHIHENPETAFEEFKTSDFVAEKLTTFGIEVHRGIAGTGLVGVLHGKDGPNGKSIGLRADMDALNMDEGNTFAHASKIPGKMHGCGHDGHTTMLLGAARYLSETRNFSGTVNFIFQPAEEGAGGGRRMVEEGLFDRFPCDMIFGMHNWPDLPPGEMVVKAGPIMAGADQFEIRVAGKGGHAALPHHAIDPVVIAAHIVTATQTIVSRNVSPIESGVISITQIHAGSAYNVIPQEVIMRGTVRALSHEVRDQLENGLRRIVETLPVAFGSSATLTYRRGYPPTVNHEGAPTNLAARVAAELVGADKVYDNVGPSMGAEDFAFMLQERPGCYVWMGQGGAALGCLLHNPAYDFNDEILPLGTSYWAKLVETALPVAA; via the coding sequence ATGCCCATCATCAACCGTATCGCCGATTTCCACGCCGACATGACCGCGTGGCGCCACCATATCCATGAGAATCCCGAAACCGCGTTCGAGGAGTTCAAAACTTCCGATTTCGTGGCGGAGAAGTTGACGACCTTCGGGATCGAGGTGCATCGCGGTATTGCGGGTACGGGTCTGGTCGGTGTGCTGCATGGTAAGGACGGCCCGAATGGCAAATCCATCGGTCTGCGCGCCGACATGGACGCGCTGAACATGGATGAGGGCAACACCTTTGCCCATGCCAGCAAGATCCCCGGAAAGATGCATGGCTGCGGCCATGACGGCCACACGACCATGCTGCTTGGGGCTGCCCGGTATCTGTCGGAGACGCGCAATTTCAGCGGTACCGTCAATTTCATCTTCCAGCCCGCTGAAGAGGGCGCCGGTGGTGGCCGCCGCATGGTGGAGGAGGGGCTGTTCGACCGATTCCCCTGCGACATGATCTTCGGCATGCATAATTGGCCGGACCTGCCGCCTGGCGAGATGGTGGTGAAGGCCGGCCCGATTATGGCCGGCGCCGATCAGTTCGAAATCCGCGTGGCCGGCAAGGGCGGTCACGCCGCCCTCCCGCACCATGCCATCGACCCGGTGGTTATCGCTGCCCATATCGTGACGGCCACGCAGACCATCGTCAGCCGCAATGTCAGCCCCATTGAAAGCGGTGTCATCTCTATCACCCAGATCCATGCGGGCAGCGCCTATAATGTCATCCCGCAGGAAGTGATCATGCGCGGCACCGTCCGCGCACTGAGCCATGAGGTGCGCGACCAGCTGGAAAACGGTCTGCGCCGCATCGTGGAAACGCTGCCGGTGGCTTTTGGGTCCAGCGCCACGCTGACCTATCGCCGTGGCTATCCGCCCACGGTCAATCATGAGGGCGCGCCCACCAATCTGGCGGCCCGCGTCGCGGCTGAACTGGTCGGCGCCGACAAGGTTTATGACAATGTCGGCCCCAGCATGGGGGCGGAGGATTTCGCCTTTATGCTGCAGGAGCGTCCGGGCTGTTACGTCTGGATGGGCCAGGGTGGGGCGGCGCTTGGCTGCCTGCTGCACAACCCGGCCTATGATTTCAATGATGAGATCCTGCCGCTGGGCACCAGCTACTGGGCAAAGCTGGTGGAAACGGCGCTGCCGGTGGCGGCGTGA
- a CDS encoding protease complex subunit PrcB family protein, translated as MMRWIDGKARAALTVLAVAMPLALAGCGGGAGAWLAGETAGAVSGMSGDAPPPLAARAMWRAENARAQSQSFLAARNDAEWTALWDLAGRSPPGRLPPDQMALGVFLGTRTTTGYSVDILRLRPERRDGQRDRLVVEYREVTPPDGLITAQVLTSPYAIILVDRSDAAVRYNRMP; from the coding sequence ATGATGCGGTGGATCGACGGGAAGGCCAGGGCGGCGCTGACCGTTCTGGCTGTGGCGATGCCGCTGGCCCTTGCCGGGTGCGGCGGCGGGGCCGGGGCGTGGCTGGCAGGCGAAACGGCGGGTGCGGTATCCGGCATGTCTGGCGATGCACCGCCGCCCCTGGCCGCGCGTGCCATGTGGCGGGCAGAAAACGCCCGTGCGCAGTCGCAATCCTTCCTGGCGGCCCGCAATGATGCGGAATGGACGGCCCTATGGGATCTGGCAGGCCGGTCGCCGCCCGGTCGCCTGCCGCCGGATCAGATGGCGCTGGGCGTGTTCTTGGGCACGCGCACGACCACCGGCTATTCCGTCGATATCCTGCGTCTGCGCCCCGAACGGCGCGACGGGCAGCGTGACCGGCTGGTGGTGGAGTATCGGGAGGTAACACCACCCGATGGCCTGATCACGGCGCAGGTCCTGACCAGCCCCTATGCCATCATCCTGGTCGACCGCAGCGACGCGGCGGTGCGGTACAACCGGATGCCGTAA